TTCCGCTTTTGTGCTCTCCAAAAATAATTATATGCATATTCAACACGGACAACAGAAACTATTATGTGCCCATCTATTGGAACATGTCTCAATACTATCACCGAGGATACGATTTCTACAATTTACAGCTGGGAGATGGGCTTCGACATTTGGTATGGAAAGAGTTGGAAGGATGTTAAGAAAATTCAAGCAATGCATGAACTCAATTGCCTATGTGGAGTATGTCTCAATTCATTACTTATATATTTGCAACTTTTTTTGTTATGTTCTATGCATGTAATGTTTTTTTTTTGCAGGTATGCCTCGTCAGAAAAACAGTAAATCCATAAGATCTGAATGCCTTTCCATGATTCGATTGACCCTTTGCAATGACAATCTATGGTAAATCCTTGAGCTTCGGTCTAAATATAACCATCCATTATCAACAACTGATTCTGAAAAGATGCATTGGAAATCCCGTCGTCATATTGATATATACCTTCAAGAATTAATAACCAATATGAGAGAAAACAATGTTTACATATCGAAGGTGTGCATGTTTCTTGATACTTTCTTTGGCAGGATGGAAAACATTCCTTTTACTAAGCGGAGTTTAAAAAATTTAAGTGGTCTTGTCAATAAAGAACTTGCTAATGATTATATAAAAACACATTTGATGTTTTCGATGAGATATGTTCTGAAGATCTTGATTTTTTTCTACCGAGATCAGGTTGAATTACAAAGTAGAATTGAAACATTACACTGGACGAATGGTCGTAGTCGATATAAATATAAATACTTTGGAGATGTTATCACGTTTGATACAACTTACTGAACAAATGTATGTGTCATGCCTTTTGGTCTGTTTGTTGGTGTCAACAACCATTTTCAAAGTATCATGCTTGGAGGTGCTTTCATGTGTCATGAAGCAGGAGAGACTTTTGAATGGGTTTTCTCTGAGTTCCTATCACTTATGGATAAGAAGCATCCCGTCAACATACCAACAGATTCATTTCAGGCTTGTTACGTTTATGTCCTTCTATTTCATAATTATAGGATTACAATATAATGGCAAGAGATTTTCAATACACAAAGAGCCTTTTTGAAGCCCCGCGAGCATGCCGGCCTCGTCCATGACGCTGTCGCGTTGTAGGCAGAGTCTGGTACCAGCGGCATAGCAGAAGACGACGGCGTGCTCGGTGATGTGGTTGGTGCACACGAACGATGGTAGACCTAGCTGATCCCCTAAACATAAAATAATGGagtaaaaagaaaatgtaaaaatgaTGAACAAAGATTCGATTTTGAACAAACTTCCACCGGAACATAGTCTAGTCTAAAACCAAATTCGACGGATAATTTACATTTACATCCACTGAAATACAATCTAGTTTAAACACAAAGTTAAACCTTACTAACCGGACTTTACGAGGGCCAACCAGTACACCATAGATATCCCACCGCCCATAGCATCTAGCCCTGTGCCGTCGTCGCCGGAGTCCAGGAAGATCCTTCGCTATTCTTCAACGTTGAAGTCGTCGCCACTGTTGCCTCCGCTTCACCGTTGTTGCCTCCTCCGTTGTCTTCCTCTTCGCTTGAGAGGATGATGACCTCCGCTCTGTCGATCGGGCGCTCCTCGTATAGGCGATGCTCCACCAGCCGGCAGCAGGGCGCCATGTCGTTTGTGTGGCTCTTTGTCCGCGCCGACACCTTCCTCGCTTCGGTGAAGAAGGAACGATGAAGGTGGCATGTATTCGGCTAACTCTAGTGTTTGTAGGCATCATTAAATGGTTTACGAATATAATTTTTATCGTCTTTTGTGTTCTTTATACCGTCGCGATGTTGGAGGAATAGATAGTAGAAAGTTTTCAAGAAAAATGGCTAGTTGGGTGGTGTCCTGGCGTTTGGAACGGTTATTATGGGAAGTCTCAGGTTGTAGATGTTGCGAGGATGTGTTTgttggatccggcttgcctgctccctcctcatgctcctatccgtgctcccacttcatcctacggctatctttttttctttttcctttctaatctaatcattctCTCCTCCCTCCTTATTTTAAAAAGGTAGGACCGAATCTTATTTTGTTTCAATCAAATCAAGTCATGTACACGGGAGCACGAACGGGTGCACGCGTGGGGAGCAGGCAGATCTCGTCTTGTTATTGTTGGCCGTATGGTGCCTTAGAATGGCGGGCTTGCTCGTACACGATGTTTATCCACAGCAGACACTGCGCGTTTGCCACGTGGTACGAGAGAGACACCAACAACGAAATGAGTGCGGTTTGGACCTGGGAGAGGGAGTCTTGTGTCTCGTCGCTTGCGCCTTGTGCTGGACACCACCGCCCGGCGCAGCTCCCGAGACAGCGACCGCCTTGCTCGTCTCCTCTCGCTCTCCGTCCAAGCACACTAGTCAGAGCGAACACGTCACACGGCCCACTCAAGCCTGTCTCATTCGACCATGGACGTGCCCACGCCGGCGTGCTCGCCGTCCTCGTCGGCGCAGCCTCCGCCGTCGTCGTCAGGTTTGTCTCTCGCCGCCTGCGTTGGATTCATTCACCATCCGTTTCTTTGCTTTTTTTTACTTGGTGTATACTTGGTGTGAGAGATACAGGCGTCGATGTGGCCGTTGACGCGGGGAAAGACGACGAACGGCGGCGGCTGCTCCTCGATGCCGCCATCGACGGCAACCTCGACCTCCTCGCCAGTACGCCCCGAAACGCCTTCAACGAAGCTTGTATTATTACTACTGTAATAAATCGACTAACAATCCATCTGATATTGGGACGTCCAGGGATGGCGCTGGAGCTGCTGCCGCCGGCGCCCAGCGCCACTGGCGCGGACGCCACCGCCGGCGTCTGGTCGACGTGCGGCAGGGCGCTGCACCTGGCCGCGACCAACGGCAGGACCGACGTCTGCCGCTACCTCGTCCAGGACCTCGGCATCCCCGTCGACGCCCTCTCCGACGAGCGCGAGACGCCGCTGCTCCTGGCGGCCACCTTCGGCCACACCGCCACGGCCGCCTGGCTCCTGGAGCGCGGCGCCAGCCCGCGCGCCCCGGACGTCGACGGCGAGACCCCCCTCCACTGGGCCGCCTACAACGGTACGTACGCACGCACGGTCCTCGCCGGCCGACGCCACCTCACTCTGCTCCGCGCTCCTGTTGCTTGCTCGCGTCGAGAGAGGCAGCGCCGCCGTGGCCATGGCCATGCCGTGCCGAGCGGGCACCGGTGCGCGTGCGCGACTGACATACTGGCGCGCCCTCCGTGATGCAGGGGATCGCGACCTGGCGATGCTGCTCCTGTGCAAGGGCGCCGACGTGGGCGCGGCGAACCCCCGGGGCACGGCGCTCCACGTCGCCGCCATGCGGGGGTGCCCGCAAGTCATCCGCGTCCTGCTGCGCCACGGCGCCGATGTATGTGCGGCCGTTCCTATGGTGCGTGCATTTTGTTCATGGCTGACCAGCTTGCGATTTTGCAGCCCAACAAGTTCGCCAGCCGTGTCTTCACGCCCTTGGTCTCGTCGCTTCTTGGTGGCTCCGTGGAATGCATGAAGCTGCTCATTGAGGTGCTACATTGCATTATCTTCTGCTAATTGATCTCTAAGTTCGTGTTGATTGCACAAATCATACTACCAGTTGTTTGCGATGTCGCGGTAACGGTTTTTTGTAAGTGGCACTTGCAATGCTTGGATTGCTGGAGTTCCATAGAATTTCCGCATGCATTGCGCCTATCGAATTCCCTTGTTCTAAACTGAGACTGTTCTGGAAATGTTAACTATAGGGTGGGGCTAATGTTCACGCCGGTGGATTCAGCGGAGCGACCCCTCTGTTGTTAGCGTGCAGCCGCCGTGGCAACATCGGATTTGTCAAGTGCTTGTTGAAGGCTGGAGCAGATCCGAACATTCCTGACGAAGTGAGCATACTGAGTTTTATCCTTATGCCTGAACAAGAATGTTCCCCAGAAAACTCATGGTTTCTGTACTCTGTAACAGCTTGGTAGGTTGCCGATAGAAATCGCCGCGGTCCAAGGTGGAAAAAAACTAGTTCAACTTCTGTTTCCTGTGACTCGATGCCCTCCAAACATGTCTGGCTGGAGTGTTGCTGGCATCATGAGTTATGTGAATTCTGCTGCTTACAAGGAGCGGGTACGTCTTATTGATGTTAGTTACCAGTAGATACTAGCACTATTTACCAGCTCATCAACCCTTGCGGAGGGTCTTGTTTTAATCAGTTTCCATGCACTTGAAATGTAGCtaatttagtactccctctgtcccaaaattcttgtcttacatttgtctaaatacggatgtataagtcacattttagtattagatacatccgtatctagaaaaatctaagacaagaattttgggaaggAGTGAGTACTAATTGGCTTTGCTCGTATCAACACAACACTCCATGGTTATCTGGTAATTGGTTGCCGTAAAACTACTTTCTCGGTTTATAGGTGAGAAAGGATTCTTGTAAGAGGAAAGCTGAACTAAAACTAGAAGGGAACAAGGCCTACGAAATCAAGGACTACGAcacggctatacttatgtacaacaTGGTAATTTCTTTTTTTGCTGTTGATTTTGTATGCACATGTTCAACATGATAGTATGTACAACATGGTAACAATTTTTTTTTTTCACATTTAGGCACTGAAGTTCGATGATCCAAACGACATAGACGCCTCCATATATGCAAACAAGAGTCTCTGCTGGCTGCGCCTTGGTGTCGGCGACGAGGCGCTTTCGGACGCCCAGGCCTGCATCAGGTTATGGCCTGACTGGGGGAAAGGCTACTACCGCCAAGGAGAGGCCTTCCGTTTCCTGCAGGTGATCATCGCACTGCTGTTTGCGCTTCCCTTGTGTGCTTCAGAGGTTCAGATTCAGCCATCCAATACCCACCCATCGGTCGGCCGATCCGCTCAACTAACTATTGGGTGCCGGCCTGATTTGATTCACCCTTGTTCTTTCTTGGCTCATCAACATGGCATCTAATCTGCGCTTGTGTTAGGACTACGCCAGCGCTTACGCCGCGTTTGTCAAGGCATCGGAGCTTGATCCGCAGAACCCTAAGATCGCCAACGCCCTCCGGTAATCCATTTCTGCACTTGCATCCATCGCCATCGAACAAATTGAAACTTGCGTTACAAGCGTCCTCTGCAGGGATCTCTTGGAGCGCACGAAGGGCGCCTCGGTTTCGCGGCGCCTGGAGGAAGGGGTGCAAGGAAGAAGCCAGGTTCTGTCTGGGCCGTGTGATCAAACAGTCCGAGGGCAGGGCTCATTTGTGCAGGCGCTAGGTAGAGGTCAGCCACTATCCAGTGGCCAGTAGGAAAACGGTGGAGCGGTGTGGCGGGAGTCTGATGCTGTATAGTTGTGTTTCTGGCGGGCTTTGTGGTTTGGTTTTGCGCGCCTGTTGTTGTTTAACGCGTCGTATAGCACGTCGCCTTCCCCCCAATGTGATGATCCCCCACCCTGCATAGTACCTTTTGAAACGGGCCTCGCCTTTCCCAACGTCATCATCGCACTATGCTTATGAAGGCTCTATGCTTATCGGGCCGGATAGCGGCCCAAGCCTGCTGCCACGGCCCTGCTGGAAATGTGCGCTCAGCAGCCATGAGAGAGCCTTTGTGAACAAAGAATGTCTACTGGGTAGTAGGGGTGAAAAAGCTGGAGCTCCTCCAGGAAAAAAACTGCTGAAAAAGAAACTGAGACACATGTGACGCAGCACGAAAGGCGTGGGGCTTTGTACCGCAAGGGCTCACATGCGCAC
The Triticum dicoccoides isolate Atlit2015 ecotype Zavitan chromosome 3A, WEW_v2.0, whole genome shotgun sequence genome window above contains:
- the LOC119267077 gene encoding poly [ADP-ribose] polymerase tankyrase-1-like, giving the protein MDVPTPACSPSSSAQPPPSSSGVDVAVDAGKDDERRRLLLDAAIDGNLDLLARMALELLPPAPSATGADATAGVWSTCGRALHLAATNGRTDVCRYLVQDLGIPVDALSDERETPLLLAATFGHTATAAWLLERGASPRAPDVDGETPLHWAAYNGDRDLAMLLLCKGADVGAANPRGTALHVAAMRGCPQVIRVLLRHGADPNKFASRVFTPLVSSLLGGSVECMKLLIEGGANVHAGGFSGATPLLLACSRRGNIGFVKCLLKAGADPNIPDELGRLPIEIAAVQGGKKLVQLLFPVTRCPPNMSGWSVAGIMSYVNSAAYKERVRKDSCKRKAELKLEGNKAYEIKDYDTAILMYNMALKFDDPNDIDASIYANKSLCWLRLGVGDEALSDAQACIRLWPDWGKGYYRQGEAFRFLQDYASAYAAFVKASELDPQNPKIANALRDLLERTKGASVSRRLEEGVQGRSQVLSGPCDQTVRGQGSFVQALGRGQPLSSGQ